In one Penaeus monodon isolate SGIC_2016 chromosome 20, NSTDA_Pmon_1, whole genome shotgun sequence genomic region, the following are encoded:
- the LOC119585759 gene encoding uncharacterized protein LOC119585759 has translation MKEQYQPPPTAWNTWSDPLQLHTVMNDNGCLGEDWTIVSSQDSETVQQEDDCVMNMGERVEQNEKQGMGFTMFSDGFSSTPWKHLLYEDKNHGEFKTDTKMLKTNMPGTKFCGFCRRNGATLKKFLNHPLRNDVGKLVCPVLRSYTCPNCGATGDAAHTVSYCPSKRLPHDSQPLAVKLKNTMRNASSIRRFKH, from the exons ATGAAGGAGCAGTACCAGCCACCACCAACCGCATGGAATACATGGAGTGATCCCTTACAACTCCACACAGTCATGAATGATAATGGATGTCTTGGAGAAGACTGGACAATAGTTAGTTCACAAGACTCGGAGACAGTACAGCAAGAGGATGATTGTGTCATGAacatgggagagagagtggagcaaAATGAAAAGCAAGGAATGGGCTTCACTATGTTTTCTGATG GATTCAGCAGTACACCATGGAAACATCTGTTATATGAGGACAAAAATCATGGTGAATTTAAAACTGATACAAAG ATGTTAAAGACAAATATGCCAGGTACCAAATTCTGTGGATTTTGCCGACGTAATGGAGCAACTTTAAAGAAATTCTTAAACCATCCCCTCAG GAACGATGTTGGGAAACTTGTGTGCCCAGTGCTAAGAAGTTATACCTGCCCTAATTGTGGAGCCACAGGTGATGCAGCACACACAGTATCATATTGCCCCAGCAAGAGGCTGCCTCATGATTCTCAGCCCTTGGCTGTCAAACTGAAGAATACGATGCGAAATGCTTCATCCATTCGTCGATTTAAACACTAA
- the LOC119585968 gene encoding uncharacterized protein LOC119585968: MLCRFLNSTLEIPVRLLVSFSVQVSQLDTGNPGANHELTGFNQGVIKSLLATQLTILRVFVTQTIMLRVQPLGQSTLSLSVPESSGYRYKGGGLCYLELEEPLAWLPAEIARLSAPRQGLSYDSFGNGGFSIHNSPWGEHSQGSLERNLTQITDGDHCYGDSLCPPTDLKKLKEVYSTLLSSMEKKFLKKEARQIQMMLDSGLTMNQQHHSSMWDCSSQLIGGPVRSVDVYGVWEDARQALKEFKDQTDINRPMICMDQDVGLSLMQEMAPDFGKLCGV, translated from the exons ATGTTG TGCAGGTTTCTCAACTCGACACTGGAAATCCCGGTGCGACTCCTAGTTTCCTTCTCAGTGCAGGTTTCTCAACTCGACACTGGAAATCCCGGTGCGAACCATGAACTGACAGGTTTTAATCAGGGTGTTATAAAATC ACTACTTGCAACTCAGTTAACTATACTACGCGTATTTGTTACTCAGACAATCATGCTACGTGTACAG CCTTTGGGACAGTCAACTCTGTCCCTTAGTGTCCCCGAGTCGTCAGG GTATAG GTACAAGGGAGGCGGCTTATGTTACCTGGAGCTGGAGGAGCCTTTGGCATGGTTGCCTGCTGAAATAGCACGCCTTAGTGCCCCTCGACAAGGTCTCAGCTATGACTCCTTTGGAAATG GTGGATTCTCTATTCACAACTCTCCATGGGGTGAACATAGCCAGGGATCATTGGAGAGAAACCTGACACAGATCACTGATGGGGATCATTGTTATGGGGACTCCCTCTGCCCCCCAACAGACCTTAAAAAACTCAAGGAAGTGTATTCAACTTTATTGTCTTCCATGGAGAAAAAATTCTTAAAGAAGGAGGCTAGGCAAATTCAGATGATGTTAGATTCTG GTTTGACAATGAATCAGCAGCATCATTCCTCTATGTGGGATTGCAGTAGTCAATTAATTGGAGGTCCTGTTAGAAGTGTTGATGTTTATGGAGTATGGGAGGATGCCAGACAGGCTCTGAAAGAATTTAAAGATCAAACAGATATCAACAGACCTATGATTTGTATGGACCAAGATGTTGGACTCAGCCTAATGCAGGAAATGGCACCTGACTTTGGTAAGCTGTGTGGAGTCTAG